The genomic region CCGCCTCAACGCGATCGCGCCCGGGCTGATCGCGACGCCGATGACCGAGGAGGTGCGCCGCGACCCGGTCTTCGGCAAGTACGCCGACACCTACCCCACCGCGCTGCAGCGCCCCGGGCGACCCGAGGAGGTCGCCGCGCTGATCGGCTTCCTGCTCTCCGACGCCGCCAGCCTGCTGGTCGGCTCGGTGGTCACCGTGGACGGCGGCACCGACGCGCTGAAGAACCCGCGCCGCCCCCGCGGGACCGCGACCGGCCGGGTCGCCAGCGCGGCTGCCAGCCGGCTCGCCCTGGGCGCGGCGCGGCTGAGCCGCCGGCGTACCTGAGCGGTCGCCGCTGGGCCCGGCTCGGCACAATGAGGTCGTGACCGCTCCGCTGCTGCGCCCGATCGAGCCCCGCGACGTACCCGCCGTCCTGGCCCTCAACGAGGCCGACGTCGACGTGCTCTCCCCGATGGACGCCGACCGGCTCACCGCGCTGCAGGCGTGGGCGCACCGCGCCGACGTGGTCGAGGTGGACGACGGCGACGGGCCACAGGTGGCCGGCTTCGTGATCGTCGTCGACGGCGGCTCGAGCTACGACGCGGAGAACTACGCGTGGTTCACCGAGCGGTACGGCGAGGACTTCCACTACCTCGACCGGATCGTGTTCGCGCCGCGGTTCCGCCGGCGCGGGCTGGGCTCGTTCGTCTACGACGCCGTCGAGCGCGACGCGGCGCTGCGCGGCCGGCTGACCCTGGAGGTCAACCTGCGCCCGGCCAACGAGCCGTCGTTGGCCTTCCACGCCAAGCGGGGCTTCGTCGAGGTCGGCCAGCGCACCTACACCGACGGCACCGTGGTCTCGATGATGGCCAAGAAGGTCTGACCCCGCTCACCAGCGGCTGCGCGCCTCCTCGGCCCAGCCGACCAGCCCGTCGAGGTCGACCCGCTCGCCGTCGTCGGTGCTGGCCCAGCCGGTGAAGTGGCCGAAGCACTGGTGGGTCTCCCCCGCGAGCACGACCAGGCTGGTCCGCGCCACCCGCTCGTGGAAGGGGTGGAACCGCGCCTCGACCCGCTCGCCGCGGATCTCCCAGGGCCGGCGCCAGTCGGTGCGGTCGTAGGACCAGACCAGCTCCTCCTCGATCTTGTGCAGCCGGCCGTCGAGGAGCAGCGCGTTCTCGGTGTGCGGCGTGCCGACCGTCCACTTGCCGCCGAGCTGGATCGCGCGGCCCGCGGCGCTGCCGGCCGCCCAGTTCCAGGTCATCGAGTACGGCCAGCGCCCGCGCCCGTGGTCGAGCACCGCCCAGGCGTCCCCGGCCGCGCCGCCCACGTCGTACGTCGTGCCGTGGGCGGTGAGGGTGCCGGTGACCGGGCGGGCGAGGTCCTTGACGGTGTACTGGAACTGCCGGCGCCCCCACGGCACCACCACGCCGAGGGAGTCCTGGCCGGGCACCACCGCCACCTCGAGGTCGACGGTGACGTCCGGCCCGCTGGCCTGCAGCCGGGTCGCGGTCGTGCCCTGGTCGAAGGTGTACGACGTCCTCGGCCCGTGCGCGCTCACTGGCCCGCGCCCCGCGCGGTCGGGCAGCACCACCCCGCGCGCCAGCGGCACCACCTCGTCGTACGACGTCTCCTCACCGGTCACCCGGTCGAACAGGTAGATCCCGAGCACGCCGGCGTAGTCGAGGGACGACACCACCAGGCCGAGCACGTGGGTGGGGGTGACGACGCCCCAGTACTCCCAGCGCTTGGTGCGCCCCCACCAGCCCGGGCCGCGGCGCAGGTTGGCGCGGTGCAGCGGGGTGCGGGTCCACCCGACGGCCGCGGGGTCCAGCCGGCCGTCGGGCTGGCAGAGGTCGACGGGGCTGGTGATCTCGCGCTCGGGCACGGCGTCAGTCAAGCAGGGGCGGGTCGGCCCCCGCTTTAGAACATCAGGGCGCTCGCCGGGTCCTCCAGGATGCCCGCGACGTCGGCGAGGAAGCGGGAGCCGAGCGCACCGTCGATGTGACGGTGGTCGAAGGACAGCGCGAGGGTGGTCACGTCGCGGACGCACAGGCCACCGTCCTCGTCGACCCAGGGACGCTTGTTGATCGCGCCGAGGGCGAGGATCGCCGACTCCCCGGGGTTGATCAGCGGCGTGCCCGCGTCGACGCCGAAGACGCCGACGTTGGTGATCGTGAAGGTGCCGCCGCTCATTTCCGCGGGCTGGGTGCGCCCCTCCCGCGCGGTGGCGGTGAGCTCGGCCAGCGCCTCGGCGAGCTCACGCAGCGAGAGCGCGTCGGCGTCCTTGATGTTGGGCACCACCAGGCCCCGCGGCGTGGCCGCGGCGATGCCCAGGTTCACATAGCCGCGCACGACGATCTCCTGGGCCGCCTCGTCCCACCAGGAGTTGATCTGCGGGGTGCGGCGCATCGCGAGCAGCACGGCGCGGGCGACCACCAGCAGCGGCGAGATCTTGACCCCGCGCAGCTCGCGGTGGGCGGACAGCCGTCCGAGGAGCTCGGTGGTGCGGGTGACGTCGACGGTGATCCACTCGGTGACGTGCGGGATGGTGAACGCCGACTCCACCATCGCCTGGGCCATCATCTTGCGCACGCCCTTGACCGGCTCGCGGGTCTCGCGGGCCCCGGCCATCGGGTGCACGCCGGGCACGCCCGCGCCGCGGTCCTCGTAGTGCTCCGGCATCCGGACCTCGGCCGCCGCCTCGACGTCCGCCCGGCTGATCGTGCCGTGCGGTCCGGTCGGGGCGAGGTCGGCGAGGTCGACGCCGAGGTCCTTGGCGAGCTTGCGCACCGGCGGCTTGGCCAGGGCGCGCACCCGCTCAGCGGGCACCCGTGCGGCCGTGGCCGGCACGGCCGGCTCGTCGGCCTCGACGACGTCCTGCGACTGCGCGCCGCCCGGGGCGAAGGCGCCCTGCACCTGCATCTGGGCCGCGGCTCCGGCGAGCGTGGAGGGCGAGGCCGACCCGCGGCGCGGGCGGCGCATCGGGCCGCGCTCGGCCTTGTTGCGCCCGACCAGGCTCTCGCCCTCCCCGCCCCCGCTGGCGGCGGGGTTGGACAGGTCGATCTCCATGCGGGCCTCGACCACCGGGGCGGCGGGGGCCTCGGGGGTCGCCGCGGCGGGCTCGCCGATCGCGATGATCGGGGTCCCGACCTCGACGGTCTGGCCGGCCTCGACGAGCAGCGCGCTCACCACCCCGGCGTACGGGGAGGGCAGCTCGACGAGCGACTTGGCGGTCTCGATCTCGACCACGACGTCGTTGATGGCGACGATGTCGCCGACCGCGACCTTCCAGGCCACGATCTCGGCCTCGGTGAGGCCCTCCCCGACGTCGGGCAGCTTGTACTCGGGCATCCGGGTCCCCTCGGTGGCGTCAGAAGTCGAAGGAGCGGTCGACGGCGTCGAGCACTCGGTCGAGGTCGGGCAGGAAGTCCTCCTCGATGCGCGAGGCGGGGTACGGCGTGTCGAACCCGCCCACCCGCAGCACCGGGGCCTCCAGGGAGTAGAAGCACTCCTCGGTGATCCGCGCGGCGACCTCGGCGCCCATGCCGAGGTTGACGTGCGCCTCGTGGGTGACCACGGCCCGGCCGGTGCGGCGCACGGAGTCGAGCACCGGCGTCATGTCGAGCGGGGAGAGGGTGCGCAGGTCGACGACCTCCAGCGAGCGCCCCTCGGTGGCGGCGGCCTCGGCGGCCTTCATCGCGGTCTTCACCATCGGGCCGTAGGAGATCAGCGTGGCGTCGGTGCCGGGGCGCACGATGCGGGAGGTGAACAGCGGATCGGGGGTGGCCTGGTCGTCGAGGTCGGCCTTGTCGGCGTGGTACTGCCGCTTGGGCTCCAAGAAGACCACCGGGTCGTCGCACGCGATCGCCTGCTGGATCATCCAGTAGCCGTCGACGGGGTTGGAGCAGGTGACGACCTTGAGCCCGGGGGTGTGCGCGAACTGCGCCTCCGGGCTCTCGGAGTGGTGCTCGACCGCGCCGATGCCGCCGCCGTACGGGATCCGGATGACCATCGGCATCTTCACCCGGCCGCGGCTGCGGTAGTGGATCTTGGCGACCTGGCACACGATCTGGTCGTAGGCGGGGTAGACGAACCCGTCGAACTGGATCTCCACGACCGGGCGGTAGCCGCGCATCGCCAGCCCGACCGCGGTGCCGACGATGCCGGACTCGGCCAACGGGGAGTCGATGACCCGGTCCTCGCCGAAGTCCTTCTGCAGCCCGTCGGTGATCCGGAAGACCCCGCCGAGCTTGCCGACGTCCTCACCCATCAACAAGACCTTGTCGTCGTCCTCCATGGCCCGGCGCAGCCCCATGTTGAGGGCCTTGGCGAGCGTGACGCGCTGGCTCATGCCACGCCTCCCTCGAAGGTCTCGCGGTACGCCGCGTAGCCGTCGCGCTGGGCGGCGAGCTCCTCGGTCATCTCGGCGTACACGTGGTCGAACATGCTCAGCGGCGCCGGGTCCGGCAGCGCCTTGCAGCCCTCGCGCAGGGTCGCGCCGAGCTGGTCGGCCTCGTCGGCGACCGCCTCGAGGAACGCCTCGTCGACCAGGCCGTTGCGCTTGAGGTAGACCTCGACGCGCGCGATCGGGTCGCGCAGCTTCCACCGCTCGACGTCGTCGGAGAGGCGGTAGCGGGTCGGGTCGTCGGTCGTGGTGTGCGCGCCCATGCGGTAGGTGTAGGCCTCCACGAACGTCGGGCCCTGGCCGTCGCGGGCGCGCTGGAGAGCCGCGCGGGTCACCGCGTAGGTCGCCAGGACGTCGTTGCCGTCGACGCGGATGCCGGGGAAGCCGAAGCCGAGGGCGCGCTGGTAGAGCGGGATCCGGCTCTGCCGCTCGATCGGCTCGGAGATCGCCCACTGGTTGTTCTGGCAGAAGAACACCACCGGGGCGTTGTAGGACGCCGCGAAGATGAAGGACTCGTTGACGTCGCCCTGGGAGGAGGCGCCGTCGCCGAAGTGGGCCAGCACCGCGGCGTCGCGGTCGGGGTCGCCGGTGCCGACGTCGCCGTCGCGCTGCATGCCCATCGCGTAGCCGACCGCGTGCAGGCACTGGGCGCCGATCACGATCGTGTAGAGGCCGAAGTGGCGCTCCTCGGGGTCCCAGCTGCCGTGGTCGACGCCGCGGAACAGCCCGAGCAGCTGGAGCGGGTCGATGCCGCGGCACCAGGCGACGCCGTGCTCGCGGTAGGTCGGGAAGACGTGGTCCTGCGGGCGCAGCGCGCGGCCGGCGCCGATCTGGGCGGCCTCCTGGCCGAGCAGCTGGGCCCAGATCCCGAGCTCGCCGTGGCGCTGCAGTGCGGTGGCCTCGACGTCGAGGCGGCGGGTGAGGACCATGTCGCGGTAGAAGCCGCGCAGCTCCTCGGCGGAGAAGTCGAGGTCGAACTCGGGGTGGTGGACCCGCTCGCCCTCGGGGGTCAAGAGCTGGACCAGCTCGGGACCACCGTCGGAGTGGGCGGGGCCGAAGACGTCGGCGAGATCGGGGCCGAAGCCGTCGCCGGACTGCTGTGCCATGGAGCGCTCCTTCGCTTCACCGGACTGCGGGATCGCCGCCGACCGGATGTGCCAGCCCGCGGGCGCCGGGGTGGGGCGCCGAGGGCAGATCCTGTTGAGAGACCCTGCAGAGAACCTGTGACCGGGACCACAGGATCGCGTGCCGCACAACCTAGCCCCACGCACCCCCGGGGCCAACTCAGCCCCCTCGTGAGGGCCACCTCCCTAGGCTGAGCGCCATGACCTCACGACGCGTCCTCGCCAGCACGACGACCACCGCTCCCGCGGACGTCGTCTTCGACATCATCGCGGACCCCCGCCAGCACTCCCGGGTGGACGGCTCGGGCACCGTCCGCGACGCCATCGCCGGGCCGGACCGGCTCTCGCTCGGTGCGAAGTTCGGCATGAGCATGCGCATGGGCGTGCCGTACAAGATCACCAGCACCGTCGTGGAGTTCGAGGAGGGTCGCCGCCTCGCCTGGCAGCACCCCGGCGGCCACATCTGGCGCTACGAGCTCGAGCCCGACGGCGAGCGCACCCGGATCACCGAGACCTTCGACTACTCCGGCGTCAGCGGCGTGCAGGCCAAGATGTATGAGCTGCTCGGCATCACCAAGCGCAACCGCCGCGGCATCGAGCAGACCCTCGTCCGCCTCTCGGACGCCGCCGAGCAGGACGCCCGCCGGGCGTCCTGAGCGAGCGGCGTCACCGCGGCGTCACCGCCGCGCGAAGTAGCGCCGCAGGCGACGGTGTCGATGCCGGAAGAAGGCGTCGACCACCAGCGCCAGCACCGCGGCGAGGCCGGGCACGGGCAGCCGGGGCTGCAGCGTGACCCGGTCGTGCACCCGGGTCCCGCCGGGGACCGGCGTCAGCACCCGCTCGTGCTCCCAGCGCCGCATGCTCATCATCGTGGAGCTCTCGAGGAAGCGGACCCCCGCCTCGACCTCGACGATCCTCAGGTGGTCGAAGTCGAACGGGACGATGCCGAAGAGCCGGAGCCAGGCGCGCCCCACGGGCTGACCCAGCGGGACCGTGTCCACGCTCAGCCCGGCCGCGCCGCGCGGCATCCGCATCGTCAGCCAGGGCCGCATCTCGTGGTTGATGCCGTCGGGATCAACCACCCGCGCCCACACCGCCGCCGCGGACGCAGGCACCTCGCTTTGGACCTCCACCGTCCTCGTCGCCACGGCGACTCCTCCCCCTCGACCCCTGGGCCACACCCTCGCACCTGGCCTGCGGGGGCGGTCGAGCAGGACGTGACTGTCGCCCCGGCGGCGCATGTCCGGCCGGGGGCCGGGGCGATGGTTCTACTCATCGGGCGCATGGGCGGTGACGAGCCGGGTCGCAGCGTGACCCTTCACGAGACAGAAGCCGTGCGGCGACGTCCCCGGACATGCCCGTGGCCCCGCCGGCGGCGTGCTGGCGGGGTCCGGGGCTGGAGACCTACTCGTCCGGCGGGTGCGCGGTGACGAGCCGCGTGGTGGGGCGGTCCTTCATCAGGTGGAGCCCGTGGGGGATCGCCAGAGGTACGTCGCAGCGCCGCGCGGACTTTGCCCCACGGGAACGCGCACACCGGCTGGGTGAGACGGGTCTGCTCGACGAGCCGGTCGGGGATCGCGTAGGCGTCGGCGTGGTGGTCGGCCTCCTGTCCCAGCCGGGTCCGGTCACGTGCACGTCGGCGACGCCTGCCAGTGGATGGCGCCGCGGCCCGGATCGCCCTCCTCGTGCCAGGCCCAGCACCCACGCCGAAGTCCTCGAGCCGGTGCCGGTGCCGGTGCCGGTCGCGACCTCGACCGATGCCTTGAGAACCCCCGCCCCACGCCCCTGGGGCACTTGTAGGAGCGTCCCGAACACCTCGCATGAAGCCAACCGCTACCGAACCGTGCCCGGACAGGGATGCGGCCCCGCCGACTGGATGTAGGCGGGGTCCGGGGCGGTCGATCTACTCGTCGGGCGGGTGCGCGGTGACGAACCGGGTGGTGGCGCGGTCCTTCACCAGGTGCAGCCCGTGTGGGGATCGCCAGAGGTACGTCGCGGCGTCGGTCTTGTCGTAGGTCCAGGCCGTGTGGGTCTTGGCCCGGTGATGTCGCCGGCAGAGCGGCGCCAGGTTGCAGGAGCAGGTCGGACCGCCGGCGCCGTGTGCGGTGACGTGGTCGGTGTCGCAGCGTCGGGCAGGGCGTTCGCACCAGGGGAAGGCA from Nocardioides sp. dk884 harbors:
- a CDS encoding GNAT family N-acetyltransferase; this encodes MTAPLLRPIEPRDVPAVLALNEADVDVLSPMDADRLTALQAWAHRADVVEVDDGDGPQVAGFVIVVDGGSSYDAENYAWFTERYGEDFHYLDRIVFAPRFRRRGLGSFVYDAVERDAALRGRLTLEVNLRPANEPSLAFHAKRGFVEVGQRTYTDGTVVSMMAKKV
- a CDS encoding DUF2804 domain-containing protein; its protein translation is MPEREITSPVDLCQPDGRLDPAAVGWTRTPLHRANLRRGPGWWGRTKRWEYWGVVTPTHVLGLVVSSLDYAGVLGIYLFDRVTGEETSYDEVVPLARGVVLPDRAGRGPVSAHGPRTSYTFDQGTTATRLQASGPDVTVDLEVAVVPGQDSLGVVVPWGRRQFQYTVKDLARPVTGTLTAHGTTYDVGGAAGDAWAVLDHGRGRWPYSMTWNWAAGSAAGRAIQLGGKWTVGTPHTENALLLDGRLHKIEEELVWSYDRTDWRRPWEIRGERVEARFHPFHERVARTSLVVLAGETHQCFGHFTGWASTDDGERVDLDGLVGWAEEARSRW
- a CDS encoding dihydrolipoamide acetyltransferase family protein, giving the protein MPEYKLPDVGEGLTEAEIVAWKVAVGDIVAINDVVVEIETAKSLVELPSPYAGVVSALLVEAGQTVEVGTPIIAIGEPAAATPEAPAAPVVEARMEIDLSNPAASGGGEGESLVGRNKAERGPMRRPRRGSASPSTLAGAAAQMQVQGAFAPGGAQSQDVVEADEPAVPATAARVPAERVRALAKPPVRKLAKDLGVDLADLAPTGPHGTISRADVEAAAEVRMPEHYEDRGAGVPGVHPMAGARETREPVKGVRKMMAQAMVESAFTIPHVTEWITVDVTRTTELLGRLSAHRELRGVKISPLLVVARAVLLAMRRTPQINSWWDEAAQEIVVRGYVNLGIAAATPRGLVVPNIKDADALSLRELAEALAELTATAREGRTQPAEMSGGTFTITNVGVFGVDAGTPLINPGESAILALGAINKRPWVDEDGGLCVRDVTTLALSFDHRHIDGALGSRFLADVAGILEDPASALMF
- a CDS encoding alpha-ketoacid dehydrogenase subunit beta, coding for MSQRVTLAKALNMGLRRAMEDDDKVLLMGEDVGKLGGVFRITDGLQKDFGEDRVIDSPLAESGIVGTAVGLAMRGYRPVVEIQFDGFVYPAYDQIVCQVAKIHYRSRGRVKMPMVIRIPYGGGIGAVEHHSESPEAQFAHTPGLKVVTCSNPVDGYWMIQQAIACDDPVVFLEPKRQYHADKADLDDQATPDPLFTSRIVRPGTDATLISYGPMVKTAMKAAEAAATEGRSLEVVDLRTLSPLDMTPVLDSVRRTGRAVVTHEAHVNLGMGAEVAARITEECFYSLEAPVLRVGGFDTPYPASRIEEDFLPDLDRVLDAVDRSFDF
- the pdhA gene encoding pyruvate dehydrogenase (acetyl-transferring) E1 component subunit alpha codes for the protein MAQQSGDGFGPDLADVFGPAHSDGGPELVQLLTPEGERVHHPEFDLDFSAEELRGFYRDMVLTRRLDVEATALQRHGELGIWAQLLGQEAAQIGAGRALRPQDHVFPTYREHGVAWCRGIDPLQLLGLFRGVDHGSWDPEERHFGLYTIVIGAQCLHAVGYAMGMQRDGDVGTGDPDRDAAVLAHFGDGASSQGDVNESFIFAASYNAPVVFFCQNNQWAISEPIERQSRIPLYQRALGFGFPGIRVDGNDVLATYAVTRAALQRARDGQGPTFVEAYTYRMGAHTTTDDPTRYRLSDDVERWKLRDPIARVEVYLKRNGLVDEAFLEAVADEADQLGATLREGCKALPDPAPLSMFDHVYAEMTEELAAQRDGYAAYRETFEGGVA
- a CDS encoding SRPBCC family protein, producing the protein MTSRRVLASTTTTAPADVVFDIIADPRQHSRVDGSGTVRDAIAGPDRLSLGAKFGMSMRMGVPYKITSTVVEFEEGRRLAWQHPGGHIWRYELEPDGERTRITETFDYSGVSGVQAKMYELLGITKRNRRGIEQTLVRLSDAAEQDARRAS
- a CDS encoding SRPBCC family protein, producing MATRTVEVQSEVPASAAAVWARVVDPDGINHEMRPWLTMRMPRGAAGLSVDTVPLGQPVGRAWLRLFGIVPFDFDHLRIVEVEAGVRFLESSTMMSMRRWEHERVLTPVPGGTRVHDRVTLQPRLPVPGLAAVLALVVDAFFRHRHRRLRRYFARR